ACAAAGCATTTAATAAAAACTTTGAACACCTCCCAAAAATATGGGATGATGAATTAAGTCCAATTTTAGGAGAGGTGATTGATATATCAAAAAATCCTGGCCATTTAAAAGAAACCCAAGGTATTATTTTAATGGCAGCACCAGAAATGTGGTTTGGTCCAGGGAGTTGGAAATTATTCGACAAAAAAAGGGTAATGAGTTTTCCAAAGGCAATAAAGATAAAAGAGATATTGCCTGATGTTATTTATGTTAAGCTTTTTGACCCCGATGAGTCTGACTATGAGAAATACGAAATACTTGACCTTCAGAAAAAATTTAGGGAATGGACAAGGATGGACGAGATAGAACAGAATCTAAATCAAACATCTTCAAAACCAACTAAAGCTGCTACGTTAAAACTTGACATAAGAGACTCCGTTAATACAATAGAAAAATTAAATATTACAGACTTAACAAAAAATATTAGGAACAAATAATGGCCTGTTTTGATAATTAGCAACCACAATATAGTAGTATAACAAAAAAGCCGGATTGTCCCGGCTTTTTTGTTACAACCAATAAGGGTCTATTACTTCCAACCCTTGAATATTTTTAAAATCTTTGGTGTTGCGTGAAACCAGCACCAACCTGTTTTGCAATGCTGTTGCAGCGATTACGGCATCAGGCAGTTTTATTTTATACAAACTGAGACCGTTGCATAAATAAAACCGAAAGGATTTGAGGTTTCAATTGGTAAAATTTCAGGTTAAAAAGTCGTTTTCAAGTCGTTTTCATGCACTTTTTTTGATCAATAAGCCTATTTTTAGGGTTCATTTTCCTTATTTTTCCCTACAAGACGCAATTATCCCAGCAGATCGATATAGGTTGTAGGCAATTGCTTCCAAAACATGTTGGGTATGTGTTTTGGCCAAGCCAATATATCTTGCTATTCCGGCTCCAAACTACCTTACCTGTCCCGCAAATGTTCTTTCCACCTTGTACCTAATTTTACTTATTGTTTTATTGAACTTAGTTTCCCATTTGGTCAAGACTCTACCTCTTGCCCCTTTCTTCATTAGTCTAGGTTTCAATTTTCGTTGTTTTAAAATTTCAATGTTGTTTTTAGACTGATATCCCTTATCTTTAACTCAATTTCTTCCATGAAACGGGTTGGGTACGATTTATTGTTGGGCAAAATTTTCGATGAGATTGACTTTAATAAAATAATGGAAGAATTTTATTGAACTGGTTCTAGCTAAAATTATAATTAAATTAGGAGAGGAAATTATTATTACTTGCTTGATGACATTAGATGTAGAAGGATTTGTAAAACAGCTATCGGGAATACCTTATGAGAGAAAGAAAAGAATAGCTTTTTTATTTTGGAAGTAAGGTAATAGCTTTTTAAATACCAATTGCAAATTATCAATTATTTCATTGAGTTCGGTTTGTTTAAGGTCGACTTTTATTGATTTATCGTAAATGGGGAAAAGGAAAATTTATCAGGGGCATTATTACTCATACCGTGATTAAGCAATTGTTGAAAAAATGAAAGATAGAAAGCAAGGAAATACATCAATTAATTTTTAACTTTACAAATAAATCCATCATCATGAAAGCAAAATTTCTTATACTGTTTATTCTTTGTAATTATTATTCATCTGCCCAAACAACCAGCTATTGCCCTCCTGCAATAAAATACTCCTATGATGCTGCTGGCAACCGCATTCAACGCAATGTATATCCTAGTTGTAGGTTGGAAGATAATGGTGAATCAAATAATTATCCAGGTTCAGATTCCCTTAATTATGCCAACCAACAGGGATTTGAAATAAAACTCTTCCCCAACCCTACAAATGGGCAAATGCAAGCTGAAGCAACAGTCGGTTTTATGGAACTAGAAGGTAAAGCCGTTTACATCCAAACCATGAAAGGCGAATTGCTTCACAAACAGGAAATTAAAGAAAGTAGTTTTACCTTGGATTTTACAACCTATTCACCTGGTTACTATATTGTTCGTATTTTGGCTAATGGTTACAGTAAAAACTGGAAAGTGCAGCGGTTGCAGTAAATTGTAGGGGGAAAGAAAATAGCTTACCCAACCGCCTCATTTCCTCCACCAAGGTGTTCGACATTTGGTGCGTAGGCTCCACAAATACAAGACAGGCAAAGGCCTCCGTTAGGAGGCCTTTTTCGTTTAGGAGAATTTTCGATCAAGCTCTGCTTGAATCGGAAATTCGACAAAACGAAAAAAAGGACGCATAGCGGACTTAACCTGACTTGTTGACGTTGGGTGCAGTTGTTTCGAGTTTCAAACCCGAAACAACTGAAAGGAAATTTTTAGCATATTTACACCATAAACCACTTACTCCCTATGTTCAAACTTGAATTAGCCGCTGCCCATTCCAGTAGAAAAGGAACACTTGGAGTAGCGGGATTTACTTTTTAGAAGTTGAAGGAATAAAATACTGTAAGTTGCTGATTTTAAAATAATAATCCATTTATATTGTCAAAATGAATCGAATAGCATTTACAATTGTCATTCTAATTTTATCAAACTATGGAATTAAATCCCAAATACCATTATCAAACTTTTATGGAACTAATATTCATTTATGCGAAGGAGACACAGTACATTTAATTGATAATTCGCAAAATAGTCCAACAAGTTGGCAGTGGATAATAGCCTCTAATTCAGACACAGTTATATTTTATGATCAAGACCCTATCTTTAT
This DNA window, taken from Bacteroidia bacterium, encodes the following:
- a CDS encoding T9SS type A sorting domain-containing protein gives rise to the protein MKAKFLILFILCNYYSSAQTTSYCPPAIKYSYDAAGNRIQRNVYPSCRLEDNGESNNYPGSDSLNYANQQGFEIKLFPNPTNGQMQAEATVGFMELEGKAVYIQTMKGELLHKQEIKESSFTLDFTTYSPGYYIVRILANGYSKNWKVQRLQ